A region of Sphingobium baderi DNA encodes the following proteins:
- a CDS encoding relaxase/mobilization nuclease domain-containing protein, protein MSEDGDFRIRPGKVRDRGRPGGKARGFVAQVLRVAARSGGGRSRGWGGSRPRGQSNFGRGRTAFARSRLFGSGRRVLVKMVPVTRIGRGGRPRAPLSAHIAYLKREGVTRDGSPARMFDANGDGADDRAFTALAKDDRHHFRIIVSPEDAADLSDLREYTRDLVRQMEADLGTRLEWIAVDHWNTDNPHVHLLVRGVDDQGADLVMSRDYISHGLRSRAEELAWAELGPKPEHEISQALDREVTAERWTRLDAEISRTADELGVIDLRPQQPGPDDPRVRRLMIGRLQHLETMGLAAETEPGQWIMAEGAQAKLRDLGARGDIIRTIGQALKDHGQDRALDSYAIVSAPPEKPIVGRLIDKGLHDELRGSAYAVIDGTDGRTHHVRLPGIEALERGPAIGGIVELRVIGRAGEQKPTLFLATRSDLDLAAQVKAPGATWLDHRLIERGTGVAEGGFGADVRRAMDERTDRLVREGLARRYGERVVFQRGLLDTLRRRELDATGAEIAGRTGLAYRPTSPGDRIAGTCRQRLALSSGRFAMIESLSGDGGLSFRLVPWSNDLERQLGRQVSGIMRDGGGIGWSLGRKRGLGL, encoded by the coding sequence ATGAGCGAGGATGGCGATTTCCGCATCCGGCCCGGCAAGGTCAGGGACAGAGGCCGTCCGGGCGGCAAGGCGCGCGGGTTTGTCGCCCAGGTGCTTCGTGTGGCCGCGCGTAGCGGTGGAGGCAGGTCGCGCGGCTGGGGCGGATCGCGCCCGCGCGGGCAATCGAACTTCGGCCGGGGCCGCACGGCCTTCGCCCGCAGCCGCCTGTTCGGATCGGGCCGGCGCGTGCTGGTCAAGATGGTGCCCGTCACCCGTATCGGCCGAGGCGGACGGCCCAGGGCACCGCTGTCCGCGCACATCGCCTATCTCAAACGCGAGGGCGTCACCCGCGATGGCTCGCCCGCGCGGATGTTCGATGCGAATGGCGACGGCGCCGATGACCGCGCCTTTACCGCGCTTGCCAAGGATGACCGGCATCATTTTCGTATCATCGTCTCGCCCGAGGATGCGGCGGACCTTTCGGACCTTCGCGAATACACCCGCGATCTCGTCCGCCAGATGGAAGCGGACCTCGGCACCCGTCTCGAATGGATCGCGGTCGATCACTGGAACACCGACAACCCGCATGTCCATCTTCTGGTGCGCGGTGTCGATGACCAGGGCGCCGATCTCGTCATGAGCCGCGATTATATCAGCCACGGTCTGCGTTCGCGCGCCGAGGAACTGGCCTGGGCCGAACTCGGCCCGAAGCCCGAACATGAAATCAGCCAGGCGCTCGACCGGGAAGTGACGGCCGAACGCTGGACGAGGCTGGATGCCGAGATCAGCCGCACGGCCGATGAGCTTGGCGTCATCGACTTGCGGCCCCAGCAGCCCGGACCCGACGATCCGCGCGTGCGTCGCCTCATGATCGGACGGCTACAGCATCTCGAAACGATGGGGCTCGCCGCCGAAACCGAACCCGGCCAATGGATCATGGCCGAAGGCGCGCAAGCGAAGCTGCGCGATCTGGGCGCACGCGGCGACATCATCCGCACCATCGGCCAGGCGTTGAAGGATCACGGCCAGGACCGGGCGCTCGACAGCTATGCGATCGTGAGCGCGCCGCCCGAAAAGCCCATCGTCGGGCGGCTGATCGACAAGGGGCTGCACGACGAACTGCGCGGCTCGGCCTATGCGGTGATCGACGGCACGGACGGACGCACCCACCATGTCCGGCTTCCAGGCATCGAGGCCCTGGAGCGCGGTCCCGCCATAGGCGGCATCGTCGAACTGCGCGTCATCGGCCGGGCCGGCGAACAGAAACCGACCCTGTTCCTTGCCACCCGCTCCGATCTCGATCTCGCCGCACAGGTGAAGGCGCCGGGCGCCACCTGGCTCGACCATCGGCTGATCGAGCGCGGGACCGGCGTTGCCGAGGGAGGCTTCGGCGCGGACGTGCGCCGGGCGATGGACGAGCGCACCGATCGTCTCGTGCGCGAGGGACTGGCGCGGCGCTATGGCGAGCGCGTCGTCTTCCAGCGGGGACTTCTCGATACGCTGCGCCGCCGTGAACTGGACGCGACCGGCGCCGAGATCGCGGGCCGGACGGGGCTCGCCTACCGGCCCACCAGTCCCGGCGACAGGATCGCCGGCACCTGCCGCCAGCGCCTCGCGCTCTCCTCCGGCCGCTTCGCCATGATCGAGAGCCTGAGCGGAGATGGGGGCCTGAGCTTCCGGCTCGTCCCCTGGTCGAACGACCTTGAGCGCCAGCTTGGCCGCCAGGTCTCCGGCATCATGCGCGACGGCGGCGGGATCGGCTGGTCATTGGGCCGCAAGCGGGGGCTGGGATTGTGA